The Sphingopyxis fribergensis genome contains a region encoding:
- a CDS encoding glycoside hydrolase family 43 protein translates to MALLTGGTAAAENPIVPGWYADPEIRVFGDRYWIYPTYSDHGETPDVSKHFSERQKQLREQKTVRPSYYFQTFFNVFSSPDLVHWTKHDHALDVENVTWAAYAVWAPSAIEKDGKYYLFFGANDIQSDDQLGGIGVAVSDRPEGPFKDAIGKPLIDAFHNGAQPIDQFVFRDDDGQHYLYYGGWKHCNVVRLGDDLTSIIPFADGTTYKEITPPGYVEGSFMVKRKGVYYLMWSEGGWTGPDYSVAYAMGPSPIGPFKPMGKILEQDFKIARGAGHHSVVNVPGTDDWYIAYHRRPLSETSGERRQLAIDRMIFNADGTIAPVIMTNEGVAARPLPARTANRGETK, encoded by the coding sequence ATGGCGCTGCTAACCGGCGGCACGGCTGCGGCAGAGAATCCGATCGTCCCCGGCTGGTACGCCGATCCCGAGATCCGCGTCTTCGGCGACCGCTACTGGATCTATCCGACCTATTCGGATCATGGCGAGACGCCCGACGTCTCCAAACATTTCAGTGAACGGCAAAAACAGCTGCGCGAGCAGAAGACGGTCCGGCCGTCCTATTATTTCCAAACCTTCTTCAACGTCTTTTCATCGCCCGATCTCGTCCACTGGACGAAGCATGATCACGCGCTCGATGTCGAGAATGTGACGTGGGCTGCCTATGCGGTGTGGGCGCCGTCGGCGATCGAGAAGGACGGCAAATATTATCTCTTCTTCGGCGCGAACGATATCCAGTCCGACGACCAACTCGGCGGCATCGGCGTCGCGGTCAGCGACCGGCCCGAGGGACCGTTCAAGGATGCGATCGGCAAGCCGCTGATCGATGCCTTCCACAATGGTGCGCAGCCGATCGACCAGTTCGTCTTTCGCGACGATGATGGGCAGCATTATCTCTATTATGGCGGCTGGAAGCATTGCAACGTCGTCCGCCTCGGCGACGACCTGACCTCGATCATCCCCTTCGCTGACGGCACGACCTATAAGGAAATCACGCCCCCCGGCTATGTCGAGGGCTCGTTCATGGTGAAGCGCAAGGGCGTCTATTATCTGATGTGGTCGGAGGGCGGCTGGACCGGCCCCGATTACTCGGTCGCTTATGCGATGGGGCCGTCGCCGATCGGGCCGTTCAAGCCGATGGGCAAGATTTTGGAGCAGGATTTCAAGATTGCGCGCGGCGCGGGCCATCATTCGGTGGTCAATGTGCCGGGCACCGACGACTGGTATATCGCCTATCACCGCCGCCCGCTTAGCGAGACGAGCGGCGAGCGGCGCCAGCTTGCGATCGACCGCATGATTTTCAACGCCGACGGCACAATCGCGCCGGTGATAATGACAAACGAGGGCGTCGCAGCGCGCCCGCTGCCGGCCCGAACGGCAAACAGGGGAGAGACGAAGTGA
- a CDS encoding TonB-dependent receptor has protein sequence MKAGQIHSAKATRRERLVRELMLGAGALVALGSAGQAYAQAAPAAQPQADDTAEAPGDAIVVTGYRKSIEQSLEQKREANALVEVITAEDIGKFPDKNVADALQRVPGVIITRDGGEGSRVSIRGLQSDLTLTLLNGNFIAGADSGDPSRSFNYVLLPSNFIGSTEVYKSAEARLEEGGVGGTVILNTRRPFDLPAWSGFVSAEGTYSDTTKKFDPQIAGQISWKDPEERLGFLVGVTYQERANRELRGSTETWRWWSDRDANGDIITPATDVNGNPFENDDAISYWPGEGVTGQDGKHYSGYWAPQSVNAEIFSQQRKRLGIQATAQMRPVENLTVTANYFRFDYKSSFQSNVLKIPEWGYGNFFTAPTFDESGTIFQSANFQVPPAGTGCLVVPDRPPCTMETPQIAGTYSREKQVSDTFETEVAWNQDNFDAVLKFGKTKATGGPSMRFGVAVKPRLTITGQEQNGNFLSEWDFTGGNLNMEFSPELQENIKNGIAQIDVGSTGSGFTNSAISQRYAQLDLVRRFDSFLSAFRVGGKWREMSIHRETGRNEWYADPATKLRYQDTPAGAVARPEYFYDKPIGNIAGGFNASAFPGINFRNYLDYINDTYGPSVRVPEPNNTYNLKEKVFAGYVQADFEAGPLRGNIGVRVAHTKQSGLTSDRLQFLNDYCVDGPGGPFDPNVPVGSDGNCQVRPLDEREVIVNTQVDQSKSYTDWLPSLNVAYEVTPDIVVRGAVAKVIARPSFNDLGSQRSLTYRSAEYAFDRGQFGEFEGWSGSGGNADLQPFSAWQYDLGVEWYFKRGSVLGVGVFRKDVSDFVVPLVLDVTREVNGEQVLIQPYSTVANGSNAKSQGVEVYAQHTLDFGLGAQVNFTYNDTSVAEITLDGEAVGKSALVGSAKTQVNASVFYETDKFLVRASYNRRGEVVGGLQSGLNVYTDPYEQVDINASYELMDGLMLTASVINLTKSEERQHLGNDTKDRFVRSNYFGRRAYVGVSYKF, from the coding sequence ATGAAGGCAGGTCAAATCCATTCAGCGAAGGCGACGCGGCGCGAGCGGCTGGTGCGCGAACTGATGCTGGGCGCGGGCGCGCTCGTTGCGTTGGGCAGCGCCGGACAGGCTTATGCGCAGGCAGCACCCGCAGCGCAGCCGCAGGCGGACGATACGGCCGAAGCGCCGGGCGACGCGATCGTCGTCACCGGCTATCGCAAATCGATCGAGCAGAGCCTCGAGCAGAAGCGCGAAGCGAATGCGCTGGTCGAAGTCATCACCGCCGAGGACATCGGCAAATTCCCCGACAAGAACGTCGCCGACGCGCTGCAGCGCGTCCCCGGCGTGATCATCACGCGTGACGGCGGCGAAGGCAGCCGCGTCAGCATTCGCGGTCTCCAGTCGGACCTGACCCTCACCCTGCTCAACGGCAATTTCATCGCAGGTGCCGACAGCGGCGATCCGTCGCGTTCGTTCAACTATGTGTTGCTGCCGTCGAACTTCATCGGCAGCACCGAAGTCTATAAATCGGCGGAGGCGCGGCTCGAAGAGGGCGGCGTCGGCGGCACAGTTATCCTGAACACCCGCCGTCCGTTCGACCTGCCGGCCTGGTCGGGCTTCGTCTCGGCCGAGGGCACTTATTCGGACACAACCAAGAAATTCGACCCGCAGATTGCCGGCCAGATTTCGTGGAAAGACCCCGAAGAGCGGCTCGGCTTCCTGGTCGGCGTGACCTATCAGGAACGCGCGAACCGCGAACTGCGCGGCTCGACCGAAACCTGGCGTTGGTGGAGCGACCGCGACGCCAACGGCGACATCATCACCCCCGCAACCGACGTCAACGGCAATCCGTTCGAGAATGACGACGCAATTTCCTATTGGCCGGGCGAGGGCGTGACGGGGCAGGACGGCAAGCATTATTCGGGTTATTGGGCGCCGCAGTCGGTCAACGCCGAAATTTTTTCGCAGCAGCGCAAGCGGCTCGGCATCCAGGCGACGGCGCAGATGCGCCCGGTCGAAAACCTGACCGTTACCGCGAACTATTTCCGCTTCGATTACAAGAGCAGCTTCCAGAGCAACGTGCTGAAGATTCCCGAATGGGGCTATGGAAATTTCTTCACAGCGCCGACTTTCGACGAGAGCGGGACGATCTTCCAGTCGGCGAATTTCCAGGTGCCGCCCGCGGGAACCGGATGCTTGGTAGTGCCGGACCGGCCGCCGTGCACGATGGAAACGCCGCAGATCGCGGGGACGTACAGCCGCGAAAAGCAGGTTTCGGACACGTTCGAGACCGAGGTGGCCTGGAATCAGGACAATTTCGACGCGGTGCTGAAATTCGGGAAGACGAAGGCTACCGGCGGTCCGTCGATGCGCTTCGGCGTCGCCGTGAAGCCGCGCCTGACGATTACCGGGCAGGAGCAGAACGGCAATTTCCTGAGCGAATGGGATTTCACCGGCGGCAACCTCAATATGGAATTCTCGCCCGAGCTGCAGGAAAATATCAAGAACGGCATCGCGCAGATCGACGTCGGCTCGACCGGCTCGGGCTTCACCAACAGCGCGATCTCGCAGCGTTATGCGCAGCTCGATCTCGTCCGCCGCTTCGACAGTTTTTTGAGCGCGTTTCGCGTCGGCGGAAAGTGGCGTGAAATGAGCATCCACCGCGAAACTGGCCGCAACGAATGGTACGCCGATCCGGCAACGAAGCTGCGCTATCAGGACACGCCCGCCGGCGCGGTCGCGCGCCCCGAATATTTCTATGACAAGCCGATCGGCAACATCGCCGGCGGGTTCAACGCGAGCGCGTTCCCCGGCATCAACTTCAGAAATTATCTCGATTATATCAACGACACCTATGGCCCGTCGGTGCGCGTGCCCGAACCGAACAACACCTATAATCTGAAGGAGAAGGTGTTCGCCGGCTATGTGCAGGCCGATTTCGAAGCCGGTCCGCTCCGCGGCAACATCGGCGTGCGCGTTGCGCACACCAAGCAGTCCGGTTTGACCTCGGACCGCCTGCAATTCCTGAACGATTATTGCGTCGACGGCCCGGGCGGCCCGTTCGATCCGAACGTGCCGGTCGGCTCCGACGGCAACTGTCAGGTGAGGCCGCTCGACGAGCGCGAGGTGATCGTCAACACCCAGGTCGATCAGTCGAAGAGCTACACCGACTGGCTGCCCAGCCTGAACGTCGCCTATGAGGTTACTCCCGATATCGTCGTTCGCGGCGCCGTCGCCAAGGTGATCGCGCGTCCGTCGTTCAACGATCTGGGGTCGCAGCGTTCGCTGACCTATCGTTCGGCGGAATATGCCTTCGATCGCGGCCAGTTCGGCGAGTTCGAGGGCTGGTCGGGCAGCGGCGGCAACGCCGACCTCCAGCCCTTTTCGGCGTGGCAGTATGACCTTGGTGTCGAATGGTATTTCAAGCGTGGGTCGGTGCTCGGTGTTGGCGTTTTCCGCAAGGACGTGTCGGACTTCGTCGTCCCGCTGGTGCTCGACGTGACGCGCGAAGTGAACGGCGAACAGGTGCTGATCCAGCCCTATTCGACCGTCGCCAACGGCTCGAACGCCAAGTCGCAGGGTGTCGAAGTCTATGCCCAGCACACGCTGGACTTCGGCCTCGGCGCACAGGTGAACTTCACCTACAACGACACCTCGGTCGCCGAGATCACGCTCGATGGCGAGGCGGTCGGGAAGTCGGCGCTGGTCGGCAGCGCCAAGACGCAGGTCAATGCGTCGGTCTTCTACGAAACCGACAAATTCCTCGTCCGCGCATCGTACAATCGCCGCGGCGAAGTCGTCGGCGGGCTCCAGTCGGGCCTCAACGTCTACACCGACCCCTATGAACAGGTCGACATCAATGCCTCGTACGAGCTGATGGACGGGCTGATGCTCACCGCTTCGGTCATCAACCTGACCAAGTCGGAAGAGCGCCAGCACCTTGGTAACGACACCAAGGACCGCTTCGTCCGCAGCAATTACTTCGGTCGCCGCGCTTATGTTGGTGTTTCGTACAAGTTCTGA
- a CDS encoding ROK family protein, with translation MDGAVTDRGETRLFAGVELGGTKCICTLASGPDDIRDQRTIATTVPWETLPAIKAVLDEWASSYGFCALGIASFGPIRLDPAKADYGQIGATNKADWEGADLLGPLQSAFDVPIGFDTDVNGAALAEIRWGSGRGLDDFAYVTVGTGVGVGLIVHGRPTRGFSHSEIGHVLVPRLAGDDVPSVCRFHDDCVEGLASGTALNARLAGRSLSDVAADDPVWEPIVHTLATMIHDLACTTGPMRVAMGGGVLAGQPQLLPRINARLEASLADYMQIPGGGSYVIAPELGTMAGPLGAIALAMDAMDVRA, from the coding sequence ATGGATGGTGCAGTAACAGACCGCGGCGAAACGCGCCTGTTCGCCGGCGTCGAGCTGGGGGGCACCAAGTGCATCTGCACGCTCGCGTCGGGGCCGGACGACATCCGCGACCAGCGAACGATCGCGACCACCGTGCCATGGGAAACGCTGCCCGCGATCAAGGCGGTGCTCGATGAGTGGGCGTCGTCATACGGCTTCTGCGCTCTCGGTATCGCCTCCTTCGGGCCGATCCGGCTCGATCCCGCAAAGGCCGATTACGGCCAGATCGGTGCGACCAACAAAGCCGATTGGGAAGGCGCCGACCTGCTCGGGCCGCTGCAATCGGCCTTTGACGTTCCGATCGGGTTCGACACCGACGTCAACGGCGCCGCGCTCGCCGAAATCCGCTGGGGCAGCGGCCGCGGTCTCGACGACTTTGCCTATGTCACCGTAGGCACCGGGGTCGGCGTCGGGCTGATCGTCCACGGCCGTCCGACGCGCGGCTTCAGCCACAGCGAAATCGGCCATGTCCTTGTGCCGCGTCTTGCGGGTGACGACGTGCCGAGCGTTTGCCGTTTCCACGACGATTGCGTCGAGGGGCTCGCCTCGGGAACCGCGTTGAACGCCCGGCTCGCCGGCCGGTCCTTGTCGGACGTCGCGGCCGATGATCCGGTGTGGGAACCGATCGTGCACACACTCGCGACCATGATACATGACCTTGCCTGCACGACCGGGCCGATGCGCGTCGCAATGGGCGGCGGCGTGCTTGCGGGGCAGCCGCAATTGTTGCCGCGCATCAACGCAAGGCTCGAGGCCAGCCTCGCGGATTATATGCAGATTCCCGGCGGCGGCTCCTATGTCATCGCGCCCGAACTCGGCACGATGGCGGGGCCACTCGGCGCGATCGCGCTGGCGATGGACGCAATGGACGTCCGCGCATGA
- a CDS encoding GH92 family glycosyl hydrolase, with translation MITTSRRQLLATTGLLALGGAIPAGCSRVAGGGAAPVVGKPNLFIGTGGHGHTFPGASLPFGMAQLSPDTNTHGWDACSGYHQKDGSIMGFSHTHLSGTGIGDMLDVLVVPTRRELKLEPGTIEKPGEGYRQRYSDEHAEPGYYRVKLETGVLAELTVTERCGLHRYHFGQGAGHILIDFAHAIEDDWDKGIVVEKASLDLGEDGTLTGSRQVNRWAKGRHIHFAMQMSRRPDRVQFFGDDGNPAPDGATSIKGNKLKLAFFFDDAGGPPILIKTGLSAVDVQGARDALAGEAKGWDFDGAVKAARATWAKAIGGIRVSGGTEAQRVIMASALYHAQLAPTLFTDRDGRYVGLDREVHQAANGEEAFSTYSLWDTYRALHPLLTLIDPDRAALLTRDICRQTAQSPAGPLVWPLQGVETACMIGWHGVSVLAEAHAKGIKADYAAAWPNIRRRAFDRDYKDIDSTLGRGFYYDLGYIPCDEVWESVSRTQEYAYDDWAMAHLADAVGAKEDAAALRKRAQNYRGVIDPETRFARPRFKDGSWWQDYDPVQIGHDVKKWRDYTEANGWQATFLNQHDVYGLIDHFGGDAAFEKQLDALFNAPSTLPDNAPPDISGLVGQYAHGNEPNHHVAYMYAYCGAPAKTQAMVRRLLTEMYKNDPDGVIGNDDCGQMSAWFILSALGFYPVDPVSAIYVFGSPLFDVAEVTVGAGKTLTVRAEGNAADRPYVQSVRWNGKPWSKNWIAHADLIGGGELVFEMGATPSAFGTARADRPPSFGSAPA, from the coding sequence ATGATCACGACCAGCCGCCGCCAGCTTCTTGCTACCACCGGCCTGCTTGCACTTGGCGGCGCGATCCCCGCTGGCTGCTCGCGCGTCGCGGGCGGAGGCGCAGCGCCCGTCGTTGGCAAACCCAATCTCTTCATCGGCACCGGCGGGCACGGCCACACCTTCCCCGGCGCGTCGCTGCCTTTCGGCATGGCGCAATTGAGCCCCGACACGAACACCCACGGCTGGGATGCCTGTTCGGGCTATCACCAGAAAGATGGCTCGATCATGGGGTTCAGCCATACGCATCTGTCGGGCACCGGCATCGGCGACATGCTCGATGTGCTCGTCGTGCCGACGCGGCGCGAGCTGAAGCTCGAACCCGGCACGATCGAAAAGCCCGGCGAGGGTTATCGCCAACGCTATTCGGACGAACATGCCGAGCCCGGCTATTACCGCGTGAAGCTCGAAACCGGCGTGCTCGCCGAACTGACCGTCACCGAACGCTGCGGGCTGCACCGCTATCATTTCGGGCAAGGGGCAGGGCATATCCTGATCGATTTCGCTCACGCGATCGAGGATGACTGGGACAAGGGCATCGTCGTCGAAAAGGCCTCGCTCGACCTTGGCGAAGACGGAACGCTCACCGGCAGCCGGCAGGTCAACCGCTGGGCCAAGGGCCGCCATATCCATTTCGCGATGCAAATGTCGCGCCGCCCCGACCGCGTGCAATTTTTCGGCGACGACGGCAATCCCGCGCCCGACGGCGCGACGTCGATCAAGGGCAACAAGCTCAAGCTCGCCTTCTTCTTCGACGATGCCGGTGGCCCGCCGATCCTGATCAAGACCGGCCTTTCGGCGGTCGACGTGCAGGGCGCGCGCGATGCGCTCGCCGGTGAGGCGAAGGGCTGGGATTTCGATGGTGCGGTCAAGGCTGCGCGCGCCACCTGGGCCAAGGCGATCGGCGGCATCCGCGTGTCGGGCGGCACCGAGGCGCAGCGCGTCATCATGGCGAGCGCGCTCTATCATGCGCAACTCGCGCCGACGCTCTTCACCGACCGCGACGGCCGCTACGTCGGGCTCGACCGCGAGGTGCATCAGGCCGCGAACGGCGAGGAAGCGTTCAGCACCTATTCGCTGTGGGACACCTATCGCGCGCTCCACCCGCTCTTGACGCTGATCGATCCCGACCGTGCCGCGCTGCTGACGCGCGACATCTGCCGCCAGACCGCGCAGAGCCCCGCGGGCCCGCTCGTCTGGCCGCTGCAGGGAGTCGAGACCGCGTGCATGATCGGCTGGCACGGCGTCTCGGTGCTCGCCGAGGCGCATGCCAAGGGGATCAAGGCCGACTATGCCGCCGCCTGGCCGAATATCCGCCGCCGCGCCTTCGATCGCGATTATAAGGATATCGACAGCACCTTGGGCCGCGGCTTCTATTACGACCTCGGTTACATCCCGTGCGACGAGGTGTGGGAATCGGTCAGCCGGACGCAGGAATATGCCTATGACGACTGGGCGATGGCGCATCTCGCCGACGCGGTCGGCGCCAAGGAGGATGCCGCGGCGCTGCGCAAGCGGGCGCAAAATTATCGCGGCGTCATCGACCCCGAAACGCGCTTCGCGCGCCCGCGTTTCAAGGACGGCAGCTGGTGGCAGGATTATGACCCGGTCCAGATCGGCCATGACGTCAAGAAATGGCGCGACTATACCGAGGCGAACGGCTGGCAGGCGACCTTCCTCAACCAGCATGACGTCTATGGCCTGATCGACCATTTCGGCGGCGACGCGGCGTTCGAGAAACAGCTCGACGCGCTGTTCAACGCGCCATCGACCTTGCCCGACAATGCGCCGCCCGACATTTCGGGGCTCGTCGGTCAATATGCGCACGGCAATGAGCCGAACCACCATGTCGCCTATATGTACGCCTATTGCGGCGCCCCCGCGAAGACGCAGGCGATGGTGCGGCGGCTGCTCACCGAAATGTACAAGAACGACCCCGACGGCGTGATCGGCAATGATGATTGCGGCCAGATGAGTGCCTGGTTCATCCTCTCGGCATTGGGTTTCTACCCGGTCGACCCGGTGAGCGCGATCTACGTCTTCGGATCGCCGCTGTTCGATGTCGCCGAGGTGACGGTAGGCGCGGGCAAGACGCTGACCGTCCGTGCCGAGGGCAATGCTGCTGATCGGCCTTATGTCCAGTCGGTGCGCTGGAACGGCAAGCCGTGGAGCAAGAACTGGATCGCGCATGCCGACCTGATCGGCGGCGGCGAACTGGTCTTCGAAATGGGCGCCACGCCGTCAGCGTTCGGCACCGCCAGGGCCGATCGCCCGCCATCTTTCGGTTCCGCGCCCGCATGA
- a CDS encoding glycoside hydrolase family 125 protein — MTLGRREIMAGAGALALAAAVPTAARAATGFASKRPAPAERAFTSPAIEAEIARVKARIADPELAWLFENCYPNTLDTTVQAGTLDGRPDTFVITGDIEAMWLRDSSAQVQPYIHLVAEDAKLKRLFQGLIQRQARCILIDPYANAFDKDPTAPSKLEWSQTDKTEMKPGVAERKWEIDSLCYAMRLSHEYWTRTKDKAPFDETWSRAMKLAVQTFREQQRKDGPGPYKFQRPALQPSDSLMLGGYGRPTKKIGLIHSMFRPSDDACLYPFLIPSNLFAVSVLRKIATVHREARGDNAAATDAEALAAEVETALKAHALIDDGKGGQVWAYEIDGFGNYVFMDDANVPSLSGLPLIDVVDRNDPLFRRTAELAWSDRNPYFFKGKAAEGIGGPHIGLDMIWPMSIITRAMNADDDATILQCLRWLKTTHGGTGFMHESFHKDDPKNFTRSWFAWANALFGQLIVEVADKRPALLSRPL, encoded by the coding sequence ATGACCCTGGGCCGCCGCGAAATCATGGCCGGAGCCGGTGCGCTCGCGCTCGCCGCCGCCGTGCCGACCGCCGCACGCGCCGCCACCGGCTTCGCCAGCAAGCGCCCCGCGCCCGCCGAGCGCGCCTTCACCAGCCCCGCGATCGAGGCCGAGATCGCGCGCGTGAAGGCGCGGATCGCCGACCCCGAACTCGCCTGGCTGTTCGAGAATTGCTACCCGAACACGCTCGACACAACGGTACAGGCGGGGACGCTCGATGGCCGCCCCGACACCTTCGTCATCACCGGCGATATCGAGGCGATGTGGCTGCGCGACAGCTCAGCGCAGGTGCAGCCCTATATCCATCTCGTCGCCGAGGACGCAAAGCTGAAGCGGCTGTTCCAGGGGCTGATCCAGCGGCAGGCGCGCTGCATCCTGATCGACCCTTACGCCAATGCGTTCGACAAGGACCCGACCGCGCCGTCGAAGCTCGAATGGTCGCAGACCGACAAGACCGAGATGAAGCCCGGCGTCGCCGAGCGCAAATGGGAAATCGACTCGCTCTGTTACGCGATGCGCCTGTCGCACGAATATTGGACGCGCACGAAGGACAAAGCGCCGTTCGACGAGACATGGTCGCGCGCGATGAAGCTCGCGGTCCAGACTTTCCGCGAACAGCAGCGCAAGGACGGGCCGGGGCCGTACAAGTTTCAGCGTCCCGCGCTCCAGCCGTCGGACAGTCTGATGCTCGGCGGCTATGGCCGGCCGACGAAAAAGATCGGGCTGATCCACTCGATGTTCCGCCCCTCGGACGATGCGTGCCTCTATCCCTTCCTGATCCCGTCGAACCTGTTCGCGGTGTCGGTGCTGCGCAAGATCGCGACCGTCCACCGCGAAGCGCGCGGCGATAACGCCGCGGCGACTGACGCCGAGGCGCTCGCCGCCGAGGTCGAGACCGCGCTGAAAGCGCATGCGCTGATCGACGACGGCAAGGGCGGGCAGGTTTGGGCCTATGAAATCGACGGCTTCGGCAATTATGTCTTTATGGACGATGCCAATGTGCCCAGCCTGTCGGGCCTGCCGCTGATCGACGTCGTCGACAGGAACGACCCGCTGTTCCGCCGCACCGCCGAACTCGCCTGGTCCGACCGCAACCCCTATTTCTTCAAGGGCAAGGCGGCCGAGGGCATCGGCGGGCCGCACATCGGCCTCGATATGATCTGGCCGATGTCGATCATCACCCGTGCGATGAACGCCGACGACGATGCGACGATCCTGCAATGCCTGCGCTGGCTGAAGACGACGCACGGCGGCACCGGCTTCATGCACGAAAGCTTTCACAAGGACGATCCCAAGAATTTCACGCGCAGCTGGTTCGCCTGGGCGAACGCGCTGTTCGGCCAGCTGATCGTCGAGGTCGCCGACAAGCGTCCCGCGCTGCTGTCGCGGCCGCTGTGA
- a CDS encoding GH92 family glycosyl hydrolase, with amino-acid sequence MMLGAAASALLLTSVGTPAALAQSAANQIALVDYVNPLMGTDSSYRLSYGNTYPAVAVPFGMNSWTPVTGEPGSGWGYTYDGEKISGIKQTHQPSPWMNDYAAFALMAETGPVKVKQQERGSWFSHKAEVARPYSYKVYLADYDVTAEVAPTERAAQFRFTFPESDDAHILLDGLAGGSMVKVDVKSRRITGYVRNNHGGVPDNFHNYFVAEFDRDFTLARTWAGENAPTNELAREGDHVGAVLSFKTKKGDKVHVRVASSFISPEQALLNLRSEIGSDSFDTTQAKAKAAWEKELSRIRVTDPDPEKIRTFYSSLYRMLQFPRVFYEKDANGKIVHYSPYDGKVHDGYMFTDNGFWDTWRAVFPFFALMYPELDSQIMQGLVNTYKQGGWLPEWASPGYRNVMIGSNSANLIADAYFNGVRGFDVETLYEAMIKNATTSEGRPRDKAGKVIAAVGREGAEYYNRLGYVPYDVGINENAARTLEYATADFSIAQLAKLLGKEGDAKKYRERALNYQKLYDNQSGWIRGRNQDGSWSTPFNPYKWGDAFTEGNALHYSWAVMQDVQGLMNLMGGREKFVERLDAIFTTPPIFDESYYGQVIHEIREMQIVDMGQYAHGNQPIQHMPYLYNWAGAPWKTQHHVRDIMAKLYSSAPDGYPGDEDNGQTSAWYVFSALGFYPVASATGEYAIGSPLFQKAELTMPNGKTLTINAKNNSDANIYLQSVALGGKPLTKTYFTHRALSQGGTVDFVMRATPNKQWGTAPADAPFSISAPSK; translated from the coding sequence ATGATGCTGGGCGCCGCGGCAAGCGCGCTCCTGCTCACCAGCGTCGGGACGCCCGCCGCCCTCGCGCAATCGGCCGCGAACCAGATCGCGCTCGTCGATTACGTCAACCCGCTGATGGGCACCGATTCCAGCTATCGCCTGTCCTACGGCAACACCTATCCCGCGGTCGCCGTCCCCTTCGGCATGAACAGCTGGACCCCGGTGACCGGCGAGCCCGGCAGCGGCTGGGGCTATACCTATGACGGCGAGAAGATCAGCGGTATCAAGCAGACGCACCAGCCGAGCCCGTGGATGAACGACTATGCCGCCTTCGCGCTGATGGCCGAAACCGGGCCGGTGAAGGTCAAGCAGCAGGAGCGCGGCAGCTGGTTCAGCCACAAGGCTGAGGTTGCGCGCCCCTATTCGTACAAAGTCTATCTCGCCGACTATGACGTGACCGCCGAGGTCGCACCGACCGAACGCGCCGCGCAGTTCCGCTTCACCTTCCCCGAAAGCGACGACGCGCATATCCTGCTCGACGGGCTCGCGGGCGGCTCGATGGTCAAGGTCGACGTCAAGAGCCGCCGCATCACCGGCTATGTCCGCAACAATCACGGCGGCGTGCCCGACAATTTCCACAATTATTTCGTCGCCGAATTCGACCGCGACTTCACGCTCGCACGCACCTGGGCGGGCGAGAATGCGCCGACAAACGAACTTGCCCGCGAAGGCGACCATGTCGGCGCGGTGCTGAGCTTCAAGACCAAGAAGGGCGACAAGGTCCATGTCCGCGTCGCCTCGTCCTTCATCAGCCCCGAACAGGCGCTGCTGAACCTGCGCAGCGAAATCGGCAGCGACAGTTTCGATACGACGCAGGCAAAGGCGAAGGCGGCGTGGGAGAAGGAACTTTCGCGTATCCGCGTCACCGATCCGGACCCCGAAAAAATCCGCACCTTCTATTCGTCGCTCTACCGGATGCTGCAATTCCCGCGCGTCTTTTACGAAAAGGACGCGAACGGCAAAATCGTCCACTACAGCCCCTATGACGGCAAGGTGCACGACGGTTACATGTTCACCGACAACGGTTTCTGGGACACATGGCGCGCGGTCTTCCCCTTCTTCGCGCTGATGTATCCCGAACTCGACAGCCAGATCATGCAGGGGCTGGTCAACACTTACAAACAGGGCGGCTGGCTGCCCGAATGGGCGAGCCCCGGCTATCGCAATGTGATGATCGGGTCGAATTCGGCGAATTTGATCGCCGACGCCTATTTCAACGGCGTGCGCGGTTTCGACGTCGAGACTTTGTATGAAGCGATGATCAAGAATGCGACGACGAGCGAGGGCCGGCCGCGCGACAAGGCGGGCAAGGTGATCGCCGCCGTCGGGCGCGAGGGCGCCGAATATTACAACCGCCTCGGCTATGTCCCCTATGACGTCGGCATCAACGAAAATGCCGCGCGCACGCTCGAATATGCGACCGCCGACTTCTCGATCGCGCAGCTCGCCAAGCTGCTCGGCAAGGAAGGTGATGCGAAGAAATATCGCGAGCGGGCGCTGAACTACCAAAAGCTCTACGACAATCAGAGCGGCTGGATCCGCGGCCGCAACCAGGACGGGTCGTGGTCGACGCCGTTCAACCCCTATAAATGGGGCGACGCCTTCACCGAGGGTAATGCGCTCCATTACAGCTGGGCGGTGATGCAGGACGTTCAGGGGCTTATGAACCTGATGGGCGGGCGCGAGAAATTCGTCGAGCGGCTCGATGCGATCTTCACCACTCCGCCGATCTTCGACGAAAGCTATTATGGGCAGGTGATCCACGAGATCCGCGAGATGCAGATCGTCGACATGGGCCAATATGCCCATGGCAACCAGCCGATCCAGCACATGCCCTATCTCTATAATTGGGCGGGCGCGCCGTGGAAGACGCAGCATCATGTCCGCGACATCATGGCCAAGCTCTATTCGTCGGCGCCCGACGGCTATCCGGGCGACGAGGATAATGGCCAGACGTCGGCCTGGTATGTCTTCTCGGCATTGGGCTTCTATCCGGTCGCCTCGGCGACGGGCGAATATGCGATCGGCAGCCCGCTGTTCCAGAAGGCCGAACTGACGATGCCCAATGGCAAGACGCTCACGATCAACGCGAAGAACAACAGCGATGCGAATATCTATCTCCAGTCGGTCGCGCTCGGCGGCAAGCCGCTAACCAAGACCTATTTCACCCACCGCGCCTTGTCGCAGGGCGGCACGGTCGACTTCGTGATGCGCGCCACGCCCAACAAGCAATGGGGCACCGCCCCCGCCGATGCGCCCTTCTCGATCAGTGCGCCGTCCAAATGA